The genomic segment AAAACGAATAAAACTCTTATCAATATACTTACTGTGTACCTTTGTACACAGTAAGTGTCAGCCTCCAATACAGAATTTCTAACTAAGAACACATATCCAGATATGGCACAAGCCCAACAATATCTCGATTATATGTATGAAGAGGTATCCGTAAGCCTCTATGGAACAAATAGCAGTAGTGACAGTGAATTCATCGAAAAATCTTTGATACATTGAAAATAGCTATGATATGAAGGATATTTTTCTCCCCAAACACTACCTTTCGTATCACAATATTTTATACCTTTGCTCACTAAGAATTAATCGTCCCATACCCGTTTCTATTTCGTCCGACAGCTGTCGGACGATAATTAAACAACTGTCGAACGATAATGCAACAGTTGTCGGACGATTAGTTTTTAGGAAGAAGAAAATTAATCCGCTTAGCGACAAAAATAATTCCCCGAAGCGACGAGAACTGTTTATCGCTATAAACAAAAATAGATATCTTATGAGCGCGTATTACGACCTTTACGAAACGCCTTCGCCCGACGGGAAAGAAGACAAGAAATCACTCCATGCACGTATCTGCCCGAAAGGGACTTATACCCAAAAGGAGTTTGTGGAACATGTCTCTACATTCCAACATCTGCCCAAGAATGTGATAGGGGCAGCACTGGATGCCTGCATCGACGAACTTTGCGACCTGCTGGCCAACGGAAACATCGTGGAGCTGGGAGAACTCGGATTCTTCAGCACTTCACTGAAATGCCTGCGTGAGACCGACGACGAGAAAAAGAAAATCCGCTCCGAATCCGTCCAATTCCAAAACGTACACCTGCGCATCAGCAGCACGTTCCGCAACAACATCAAGAAAAAAATGACGTTGGAACGTGTACACTCCACTACCAAGAAATCGAAAAAAGCAGTAGAGACCACCGAAGAAACAAGAAAAGCCGAACTGGAACTGTTCCTCAAGCGGAATGTATGCATCAACAAAAACGAATACATCCAATTGAGTGGGCTGACCAGACATGCCGCCATAGACGAACTGAACAAATTCATCCTGCAAGGATTCCTTCGCCGCCGCGGGGTGGGAAGGTCAACGGTCTATGTGCGGCAAGAAAAAGACACAGCAAACGAAATTTAGGGGGCGAACATAGAGGCACAAAGACACAGAAATTAATGCTTTATCTCTTTGAAAAGAATCTCTGTACCTCTGTGTTCTCGTGTTCATCCCCCCAAAAAAATAACAAGCAATGGAAGATTCAACAGAAATCAAACCCTCCA from the Bacteroides eggerthii genome contains:
- a CDS encoding HU family DNA-binding protein, with translation MSAYYDLYETPSPDGKEDKKSLHARICPKGTYTQKEFVEHVSTFQHLPKNVIGAALDACIDELCDLLANGNIVELGELGFFSTSLKCLRETDDEKKKIRSESVQFQNVHLRISSTFRNNIKKKMTLERVHSTTKKSKKAVETTEETRKAELELFLKRNVCINKNEYIQLSGLTRHAAIDELNKFILQGFLRRRGVGRSTVYVRQEKDTANEI